Genomic segment of Nitrospira sp.:
GGACGTTCACTTGAACGACGGTGCACGACGACCTGAGGTTCATTGCGATGCCTGACGGATCAAAGATTGTTCGACATTTTCGACAAATCCTGCTGTGGCCAATGCAGCTCACCCCCATCCGCGAAGACGCACCGATCCAAAAACATTGGGAGCTTTTGCAGGCGACTCACTCAAATAATCCGTGGTGTGAGGTGGTGGACGAGTTTACGGGCGATCCTCGACAGTTCCAAGAACGACATTACAGCGAATTTGTGACGTTCCTCCCCTACGTTCAGCGGTTTTTGTACGGTGAAGGGAAAAGAACGAGATCGGAAGTCCGCGAGGAATCCGCGATTCGCGTTTTTCGTCGCAATGATATTGCAAAGGTGCGAATGCTGTTCCCTGGCCCCCACGGGACGGCTGCGACCTTTACGGTGGCCCATGTCGATTTGTACTTTTTCTACGATATCGATGTGGCGATTCTGGTCGTCGAGATTTATGCCGATGACGTGCCGCTAGCGCAGGTACAGAATTCACTGTTTCGCTTCGGACGATGTTACCCTACCTATTGGGAGCGCGACGGGCATGGGGGTCATTGTCCCAAGTATGTCGAATGGCTTGCCTCAGATGGGACGGTGCTTGCCGTCTCTGATTATGATCGCCGTGAAAAATATCTCTCGTTTGTCTGTCAGCATCGGTCACTGAGTCTTGCCTCTCATTGGGAATTCTTGCTTGAGCCGCTGGTGTTGCACCATTCTGAAAAGGTCGGTCTTATTCGGTATCGGCAGCTTGAGTATCACCTGATGCCGGTGATGGCGTATCTCACGCTCGACAATCCGGGCGCATTGACGCGGGGGGAATTCGCACGGGTGGGATTGGCAGCGGCACCGGGTAGTGCTGATACGTTACCGTTTTCAGAACGCTATCTCCGTGACTTTGAAGAACGCCATTGTTATGACCGGTATTGGAACGGGCAGGGCCAAGGTTCTCCGGGCGCACGCTTTATGTGCACAGGCCGTGTGTTCACGATGGTGGGGGAGGCAGGAGATCCGGCATTCGAGGATCGCAAAACTAACTTGGAGCAGTTTCGTCATGAGTACTTTCTGTTGTTTTTGATCCCGCATTTTCATAAGGCGGCATTATTGATGCTGACGAATCGCCTGGTTGAAGCGATGAATCAGCTCGATCTCACAAAGCTTGACTCCGTTCGGCAGTTTCGCCGCGTGATTCGCCAAACCCTCGGCATCTTTCTGCGATTTACCCATCGCTACTGGTCCCATCAGGTATCGGATCACGGGCAGGTAAAGGAGCTCTACCGGATGGTCAGCGAACACTTGGGCACCGGGCGACTCTATGACGAACTCCGTTCAGAATTAGAAGATATGAGCCAATATCTCGACAGTGACGCACTCCGTCGCCAAGGAGAAACGATGGTTCGCCTGACGGTCGTGGCGACAGTCGGCTTGATCGGAGTCGCCACGACCGGCGTGTTGGGGATGAACCTCTTCGATTTGGGTGCGGAACCGTCCATCACGCGCATCGTGTATTTTCTCATTGTGCTGGTTCCAGTGATTATCGTCACACTGTATACGGTATTAAAATCCAGAAGGCTCTCAGATTTTTTGGAGACCTTAGCTGAGGAACATCGGTCGTCTAAAGACAAACTCGCTGCATTGCTGACGGTATGGCGGAGCAAACACGGACGGGATTCGTAGTCCGCCACGCGACCGCGGGTGTTTCAGTACAGAGCCATCCCGGTCATCTCCACTATCGTAGGAGCTGTCTCTGCAAAGGAAAGGCATCGTAGCCGTGGTTCTATCGAGATGGAGATGAAGGTTCTAAGGGGCTCCTCGAGACGAATCTTGACAGAGTATCAATGAGCCAGTAGGATAGCCCAGCCTTTAATGCTCATCCAGTGAGGTGAGCAAGGAGTCGAGTATGTGCAGCCTTCTGAATCATGTGAATGTCCGATTCGACCTTCTCACTGTTGTGGTGAGGAGGTTTTTTTATGTCTAAAAATAGAGGCCAAGCCATCAGCATTTAGCCGTCAGCTTTCAGTGTTTTTCCGAGCTGATGGCTGAGAGCCGATCGCTGACAGGTGGTTGTTGCTATGACAACTTCTACGGATAAGCCGGTCGAACGAAAAGACGAGAAGCTCATCATGGATGCCGGGGATATTGCCCGGGCCTTGACGCGCATTGCACACGAGATCCTGGAACGGAATAAGGGGGTGAAGGATCTCGCGCTGGTTGGGATTCGAACCGGCGGTGTCTATCTTGCGCATCGGCTGGCCAAACGGATTCATGGCATCGAAGGCGTTCAGGTTCCGATCGGGGAATTAGATATTACGTTGTATCGAGATGACTTGGCATTACGAAAAAATCAGCCGATTTTGCGAAAAACGTCGGTGCCGTTCGACATGGCGAACAAAGTCGTGGTCCTCGTCGATGATGTTC
This window contains:
- the pyrR gene encoding bifunctional pyr operon transcriptional regulator/uracil phosphoribosyltransferase PyrR — translated: MTTSTDKPVERKDEKLIMDAGDIARALTRIAHEILERNKGVKDLALVGIRTGGVYLAHRLAKRIHGIEGVQVPIGELDITLYRDDLALRKNQPILRKTSVPFDMANKVVVLVDDVLFTGRTIRAAMDGLMDLGRPEEIQLAVLVDRGHRQLPIKANYIGKNLPTAREEQIQVLLEEDGENDRVVILRAG